In Deltaproteobacteria bacterium RBG_16_64_85, the genomic window GCTCCGTGACCGGCGGCGTGGTGTACCGGGGCGCGGCGCTACCCGTCCTTCAGGGGATCTACTTCTACGGGGATTTCTGCAGCGGCCGGATCTGGGGCCTGAGGAAGAATGGCGCAGGATGGGACAACGCGGTTCTGCTGCCCTCGCAGAACTCTCCGCTGAACATCACCACCTTCGGCGAAGACGAGGAGGGAAACGTCTACGTTGCGAATTACGCTAACGGCGACCTGCTGAAAATCGGCTCCCCTTGACGCGACGGTTCGCCGTTCCGGCCAGGAAAAAGCGATGAGCGGTCCCGCCGTCAGCGGGTGAAGGCAAGGATCAGTTCTCGCCGGTCCGGGTACTCCCGCAGCAGGTCCTCCCGACGGTTCATGCAATACATCAGAATAGTTTTCGAAACGCATGAAAAAGCAGGCGGAAACGGAAATTACTCACTCGCCCAATTCAGCAGTTCGATGGCGGAAGGATCCAGTTCGAACTCCATCGATTTCATCAGTTCGTTCAACTGGTCCAGGCTCGTCGCGCTGGCAATGGGAGCGGTGATGCCGGGGCGCGCGGTCAACCAGGCGAGAGCAACCGTGGAGGGAGCCGAATGATATCGCCGTGCCACCCGGTCCAGCGCATCGAGAATCCGAAACCCCCGGTCATCCAGGTATTTCTTGACGAAATCGCCTCGCGCACGGTCCGCAAGGTCCTTTTCCGACCGGTATTTGCCCGTGAGAAAACCGCTGGCCAGCGGGAAGTAGGGGATGACGCCCAATCCCTTTTCCCGGCAAAGGGGTTCGAGCTCCGTTTCATACTCGGCACGATCGTACAGGTTGTACAAAGGTTGAAGGCTCCGGTAGGCGGGAACCCCGTGTCGTGTGCTGACCTGCAATGCCTTCGAGAGCCGTTCCGCGTTGTAATTCGACGCTCCGATCGCCCTTACTTTTCCTTCCTTGATCAATTGCGCAAAGGCTTCCAGTGTCTCCTCCAGCGTCGTCTCCGGATCGTCGGCGTGGGCCTGATACAGATCGATGTAGTCCGTCT contains:
- a CDS encoding alcohol dehydrogenase; translation: MKKRKLGNSGLEIAPLALGGNVFGWTADEPTSFRLLDAFTAAGGDLVDTADVYSAWVPGHKGGESETVLGKWLRRGGNRKKVLVATKVGKEMGPDRKGLSKPYILRAAEDSLRRLQTDYIDLYQAHADDPETTLEETLEAFAQLIKEGKVRAIGASNYNAERLSKALQVSTRHGVPAYRSLQPLYNLYDRAEYETELEPLCREKGLGVIPYFPLASGFLTGKYRSEKDLADRARGDFVKKYLDDRGFRILDALDRVARRYHSAPSTVALAWLTARPGITAPIASATSLDQLNELMKSMEFELDPSAIELLNWASE